One bacterium DNA segment encodes these proteins:
- a CDS encoding PrsW family intramembrane metalloprotease: MVVLIFILALLPGILWLWYVYKSDRFEPEPLGDVAIVFICGFFAVLPTILIELGLRMVFGLTGYATTIYEAIGSAWFIAGAVEEVIKFSVVLFVIYFNKEFDEPVDGIVYASAAAVGFASLENFFYMLRFGAHVILLRGPLSTLGHVVFSTLWGYGLGRGKFHPKVAKKLALYGLILAALAHGAYNFLLISPSVFGENIGIPLAFCVIPLTLFLWYVMHKHIKKSEAISPYNPHPEEDELDKYDDMNETA; the protein is encoded by the coding sequence ATGGTTGTGCTAATCTTCATCTTGGCCCTTCTTCCCGGAATTCTTTGGTTATGGTATGTTTACAAAAGCGACAGGTTTGAACCCGAACCTCTTGGTGATGTTGCTATAGTTTTCATATGCGGTTTCTTCGCGGTTTTACCTACAATATTGATCGAACTCGGGTTGAGAATGGTATTCGGGTTAACGGGATACGCAACCACAATTTATGAGGCTATAGGAAGCGCGTGGTTCATAGCTGGTGCGGTGGAGGAGGTAATAAAGTTCAGCGTGGTGCTTTTCGTCATATATTTTAACAAAGAATTCGACGAACCAGTCGATGGAATCGTTTACGCCTCAGCAGCAGCGGTCGGTTTTGCCTCGCTGGAGAATTTCTTTTACATGCTTCGTTTTGGCGCGCATGTTATACTGCTTCGAGGTCCCCTATCTACACTTGGACATGTAGTTTTTTCTACGCTATGGGGCTATGGTCTTGGACGGGGCAAATTCCATCCAAAAGTAGCTAAAAAATTAGCTCTCTACGGGCTTATTCTGGCTGCGCTCGCTCATGGCGCGTATAACTTCCTGCTTATATCACCATCGGTTTTCGGAGAAAACATAGGAATTCCTCTCGCTTTTTGCGTTATTCCGCTTACATTATTTCTTTGGTATGTTATGCATAAACACATCAAAAAATCTGAAGCCATATCACCATACAATCCACATCCTGAGGAAGACGAGCTCGATAAATACGACGACATGAACGAAACAGCGTAG
- a CDS encoding nuclear transport factor 2 family protein, which produces MGGLKHVAFVLAVVFFLCSFNFAIAKGKVSGEELVRDFWKNMAEGNIEALKNTMADGFQSIHQDGARSKEEELKLIENLQLGEYKLDNFKTTSYKNIVIVTYTVAVTHETIDGKPMTTKPMPRMTIFAIEKKGYKILAHANLEEISSK; this is translated from the coding sequence ATGGGTGGACTTAAGCATGTGGCGTTTGTCCTGGCTGTGGTGTTTTTTCTGTGCAGCTTCAACTTTGCCATTGCCAAGGGAAAAGTAAGCGGTGAAGAACTCGTGCGGGATTTCTGGAAAAATATGGCCGAAGGAAATATAGAGGCGCTCAAAAATACCATGGCAGACGGATTTCAGTCCATACACCAAGATGGTGCTCGTAGCAAAGAAGAAGAGCTCAAACTCATAGAAAACCTACAACTCGGTGAATATAAACTTGATAATTTTAAAACCACAAGTTACAAAAACATAGTAATAGTCACTTACACGGTGGCAGTTACCCACGAAACCATTGATGGCAAGCCTATGACAACTAAGCCCATGCCTCGAATGACCATATTTGCTATAGAAAAGAAAGGATACAAGATACTTGCTCATGCCAATCTTGAAGAAATAAGCAGCAAATAA
- a CDS encoding V-type ATP synthase subunit B translates to MYKEYTTIREVAGPLLLVEGVEGAKYEELVLITLPDGSKRRGKVLEVDRDRALVQLFEGATGVDLAQSRIRFLGKGIELGVSLDMLGRVFDGTGRPIDGGPEIIPEKKLDINGAPINPYAREFPREFIQTGISAIDGLNTLVRGQKLPIFSGSGLPHNRLAAQIARQAKVITGEQFAVVFGAMGITFEEAQYFQEEFTRTGAIERAVLFLNLADDPAIERISTPRMALTTAEYLAFDKGMHVLVILTDMTNYCEALREVSAARKEIPGRRGYPGYLYTDLATIYERAGRIKGRDGSITLIPILTMPEDDKTHPIPDLTGYITEGQIVLSRELHRKGIMPPIDVQQSLSRLRQKGIGPGRTREDHDDIFNQLYAAYARGVQARELSVILGEAALTEMDKKYYEFAETFEKVYIGQGEYTDRSIEETLDLGWKLLSVFPDMELKRIRKEFLEKYMKKFRKEEPAETVEAK, encoded by the coding sequence ATGTATAAAGAATACACGACAATACGGGAAGTAGCAGGTCCGCTTTTGCTCGTTGAGGGTGTTGAGGGCGCCAAATACGAGGAGCTGGTTCTAATAACCCTTCCCGATGGTTCAAAGCGGCGTGGCAAGGTCCTCGAGGTTGACCGCGATAGAGCTCTCGTGCAGCTTTTCGAGGGTGCCACGGGTGTTGACCTCGCGCAGTCAAGAATAAGGTTTCTCGGCAAAGGAATCGAGCTCGGTGTCTCCCTGGATATGCTTGGAAGAGTTTTTGACGGCACTGGTCGCCCCATAGACGGCGGTCCCGAAATTATCCCTGAAAAAAAGCTTGATATAAACGGTGCGCCTATAAATCCCTACGCACGAGAGTTCCCCCGGGAGTTTATTCAGACGGGTATCTCGGCAATAGATGGGCTTAACACTCTGGTCAGAGGCCAGAAGTTGCCGATATTCTCCGGGTCAGGGCTCCCCCACAACAGACTCGCTGCACAAATAGCTCGTCAGGCAAAGGTAATAACTGGTGAGCAGTTTGCGGTGGTTTTCGGTGCTATGGGGATAACATTCGAGGAGGCACAGTATTTCCAAGAGGAATTCACGAGGACAGGAGCGATTGAGCGGGCGGTCCTATTTCTGAATCTTGCCGACGACCCTGCGATTGAAAGAATATCGACCCCGCGGATGGCTTTAACTACCGCCGAATATCTTGCATTTGACAAGGGAATGCATGTGCTCGTTATCCTTACCGACATGACTAATTACTGTGAGGCGTTGCGGGAGGTCTCCGCAGCGAGAAAAGAAATCCCGGGGAGACGGGGTTACCCTGGTTATCTTTATACCGACCTCGCAACCATCTACGAGCGCGCAGGAAGAATAAAAGGACGCGATGGGTCGATAACGCTTATCCCCATTCTCACCATGCCCGAGGACGACAAAACGCACCCTATCCCGGACCTTACCGGATACATTACCGAGGGGCAAATAGTGCTCTCGCGCGAACTTCACAGGAAAGGCATAATGCCCCCTATTGATGTTCAGCAGTCGCTTTCACGACTCCGTCAGAAAGGCATAGGTCCTGGGAGAACCCGTGAGGACCATGACGATATTTTTAACCAGCTTTATGCCGCCTATGCGCGAGGTGTGCAGGCAAGAGAGCTATCAGTTATTCTTGGTGAGGCTGCCCTGACTGAAATGGACAAAAAATACTATGAATTCGCAGAAACATTCGAAAAAGTTTACATCGGGCAGGGCGAATATACCGACCGTTCTATAGAAGAAACGCTTGACCTTGGCTGGAAATTGCTATCGGTATTCCCCGACATGGAGTTGAAACGAATAAGGAAAGAATTCCTCGAAAAATACATGAAAAAATTCCGCAAAGAAGAACCAGCCGAGACCGTAGAGGCTAAATGA